Genomic segment of Candidatus Nanopelagicales bacterium:
ACGTCAAGGGCGTCTCGTGCTACCAGGCATCGACGTACCTGCACGATTGGCTGGCACAGGGTTACACCAGCAACAACTTCCTCGTGGCTTCCGGTACCCGCGGCAAGAAGTCGACCATGTTCATCCAAGGTCAGAGCGGTCCGTTCTTCCAGATCAAGCGCGTCAACGGCCCCCAGTGACGGCCTGAACCAGCGCCTGAACGCCCCGTCGCCTCCCCAGGCGGCGGGGCGTTCCCTTACGGTCAGCAAGTGGACGATTTCCCCCGCCGGAAAGCCCTGACCCGCGGATTCAGACTCGGTGCACCGCGGACAGTCACGATCTCCCCGGATGGCGGCACGCTGATCTACCTGCGCTCCCAGGGTCCGACAGACCCTGTGAACCACCTGTGGACCGCCACCTGGGCGGCCAGCGGCTGGTCCGAGTCACTGGCCGTCGATGTCACGACGTTGGGTATCGGTGCGGAACTTCCGGCGCAGGAGCAGGCGCGAAGGGAGCGGATGCGCGAGGTGTCAGGCGGGATCACCGGGTACACGGTGGCCCGGGATTGGTCGGCGGTCGCCTTCACGCTGAGCGGGACCCTGTGGCTGCACAACCTGTCGACCGGGACGACAACCGCATTGCCGGGAGCCGACTTTGTGACAGCCGCGCTGGATGCCGATGCGTCACACCTGGCCGCGACCCGCGGCGGCGCCCTCGTGGTGCTCGACACATCGACTGGCAGCGAGGTCCTGGCCATCGAACCGGAGTCCGACACAGTCTCGTGGGGAAGTGCCGAGTTCATCGCCGCGGAAGAGATGGGCCGCTTTGTGGGGTCCTGGTGGTCGCCGGACGGGACCCGGCTCCTGGCAACACGAGTCGACGAGACAGCTGTGGACAGATGGTGGATCGGCGACCCCGCCCAACCATCGCGCCCCGCGACGCCGGTTCGGTACCCGGCTGCCGGTACGGCCAATGCAACGGTCCAACTGTTCGTGCTGGGCCTGGACGGCGGCCGAACTGAGATCCGGTGGGATAGGTCGCGGTACGAGTACCTGACCTCGGTGAGGTGGGACGACACAGGAATCGTGCTCGCCGTCCAGGACCGGAGCCAGAGGTCCGTGCTGACCCTGACCGCAGATCCGGGCACCGGCGAAACCACTCAACTGGCCCAGGATCACGATGGCCGCTGGGTCGAACTGACACCAGGCGCGCCGCGACTCACTGCCCGCGGACTGGTCACGGTCCGCGTCGACCACTCGACCGACGCCCGGCGGCTGATGCTGACGGACTCCTCGGGTGTCGAGCGGACCGTGACGCCACCTGGGCTGCAGGTCCGCAGCGTCGTAGCGGAGGATGACGACGGGCTGACGGTGACCGGATCCGACATCGACCCCAGCGAGTGTGATCTCTGGAACGTCGCTTGGGACGGATCCCTCACCCGACTGTCGCAGCCGGGTGGTTGGTCCGGCGGGACCGCGCGTGCAGCAACCACGGTGGTCGCTCGGGCGGGCCTCGAATCATCCCGATCGTCGCTGTCGGTGACCCGGTTCGAGACGAACTGGGAGATCCCGTCTCTGGCCGAGGCACCGAACCTGCGCATCGCTCCCGAGTTCCTCACCGACGATCGAGGCTGGGGTCGCATCGCGGTGCTGTGGCCCACGGAACCCGTAGCCGGGCGACTGCCGGTCGTCATGTCTCCCTACGGCGGGCCGCACTCGCAACGCGCCATCCGGGCGGCCGGAGCCTTCGGAACCGAACAGTGGCTGGCCGATCAGGGGTTCTGCGTCGTCGTGGCCGACGGGCCGGGCTCCCCGAGCCGACCGAGCAACGAATACTCCATCCACGGCGACCTCGCCACCGGCCCACTCAACGGTCAGATCAGCGCACTCGAGCAAGTGGCCGAGCGTTTCGGCGACCTTGTTGATGTCGATCGAGTGGGGCATCCGCGGTTGGTCGTTCGGCGGGTATCTCGCCGCCCTCGCCGTTCTGGAGCGCCCGGATGTGTTCCACGCCGCTGTCGCGGGTGCACCGGTCACCGCATGGGAGTTGTACGACACCCACTACACCGAGCGCTACCTGGGCACCCCCGA
This window contains:
- a CDS encoding DPP IV N-terminal domain-containing protein; translation: MDDFPRRKALTRGFRLGAPRTVTISPDGGTLIYLRSQGPTDPVNHLWTATWAASGWSESLAVDVTTLGIGAELPAQEQARRERMREVSGGITGYTVARDWSAVAFTLSGTLWLHNLSTGTTTALPGADFVTAALDADASHLAATRGGALVVLDTSTGSEVLAIEPESDTVSWGSAEFIAAEEMGRFVGSWWSPDGTRLLATRVDETAVDRWWIGDPAQPSRPATPVRYPAAGTANATVQLFVLGLDGGRTEIRWDRSRYEYLTSVRWDDTGIVLAVQDRSQRSVLTLTADPGTGETTQLAQDHDGRWVELTPGAPRLTARGLVTVRVDHSTDARRLMLTDSSGVERTVTPPGLQVRSVVAEDDDGLTVTGSDIDPSECDLWNVAWDGSLTRLSQPGGWSGGTARAATTVVARAGLESSRSSLSVTRFETNWEIPSLAEAPNLRIAPEFLTDDRGWGRIAVLWPTEPVAGRLPVVMSPYGGPHSQRAIRAAGAFGTEQWLADQGFCVVVADGPGSPSRPSNEYSIHGDLATGPLNGQISALEQVAERFGDLVDVDRVGHPRLVVRRVSRRPRRSGAPGCVPRRCRGCTGHRMGVVRHPLHRALPGHPRH